Genomic DNA from Streptomyces venezuelae:
GGGGGTGGGGCTGGGCTTCGAGCGGGATTGCTTCCCCTGATCCGCGGGCTCGGGGAAGAGGTCAGTCTCTGAGCGCCGCCACCGCCTCCCTCAGCGCCCCTGGTACGTCCTCGACCAGCGCGTGTTCCCCGTCTCGTACGACATGCGCGCCCCCCACCACCGTATGCCGCACATCCGCCGACGTCGCCGCGAACACCGCCGTCTCCGCCGCCAGGCGTGGGAGGGGGCCCGTCGTGCGGACCGAGTCCAGGGTGATGGTCGTGAGGTCCGCGAGCGCGCCTCGCTCCAGCGTGCCCGCGTCCGGCCAGCCCAGGGCCGCGTGGCCGTCGGCCGTCGCCGCGTGGAGCAGGGCCGCCGCCGTCCAGTGGCCGCGCGTGTGGGAGCGGAGGCGTTCGTTCAGCTCCATGGCGCGGGCCTCCTCCAGGATGTCGATCACCGCGTGGCTGTCGCTGCCCAGGGAGAGGGGGCTGCCCGCCTGCTGGAGGCGGAGCGCCGGGCCGATGCCGTCCGCGAGGTCGCGTTCCGTCGTGGGGCACATGCAGGTGCCGGTCGACGAGCCGCCGAGAAGGGCGATGTCCTCTTCCGTGAGGTGGGTGTTGTGGATGCCCGTCGTGCGTGCGCCCAGGACTCCGTGGTCCGACAGGAGCTGTGTCGGTGTGCAGCCGTGTGTCGCCATGCACGCCTCGTTCTCCGCCGTCTGCTCGGAGAGGTGGACGTGGAGCGGGGCCGGGCGGGCGGACGACCACTGCGCCACCGTGCCCAGCTGCCGCGCCGGTACCGCCCGTACGGAGTGGATCGCCGCGCCGATCCTGGCGTGCGGGCGGTCCTTGAGGAGCGACGCCCGCTCCGCCCACTTCTCCGTCGTACCGTCGGAGAAGCGCAGCTGGTGGCGGTCAGGGGCCTTGCCGCGGTCCGCGTCGAGGAGGCCTGACGCGACGTACGCCGTGTCCAGGAGCGTGATGCGGATGCCCGCGTCCGCCGCCGCCTGGATCAGTGCCTCGCCCATCGCGTTCGGGTCGGCGTAGGGGGTGCCGCCGGGGGCGTGGTGGAGGTAGTGGAACTCGCCGACCGTCGTGATGCCGGCCAGCGCCATCTCCGCGTACACCGCCCGCGCCAACGCGTGGTACGTGTCCGGAGTGAGGCGGTCCGCCACCGCGTACATGACCTCGCGCCACGTCCAGAACGTGCCGGAGCCGACCTGGACCGTGCCGCGCAGCGCGCGGTGGAACGCGTGCGAGTGGGCGTTCGCGAGGCCGGGGAGCGTCAGGCCGCGCAGGACCGTCGCGCCGGGCGGGGGCGCGTCGACGCCCCGGCGGACGGCCGTGATCCGGTCGCCCGCCACGTCGACCGCGACGCCCGGCTCGACGTGCGTGCCGAGCCAGGCCTGCTCCAGCCAGTAAGTCTCCGTCGAGCTCTCCGTCGTCACCTGCACGCCAGCCCTTCCAGTACGTCGGCCAGTGCGGTCACCCCGGCCAGGCAGTCGTCCTCGGCGGCGAACTCGGCCGGGGAGTGCGAGACACCCGTGGGGTTCCGTACGAACAGCATGGCGGTGGGGATCGAGCCGGACAGAATACCCGCGTCGTGTCCCGCGCCCGTGCCGAGGACGGGGAGGGGCCGCTCGGTGCGGGGGGCGAGGATCTTGCCCAGCTCGTCCCGGAGCGCGTCCTCGAACTCGACCACCGGAGTGAACGACTCGCGGACGACGTCGAGGTCGATGCCGTTCCGCTCCGCGTATTCGCGTGCCGCCTTCTCGATGCCGGTCACGACCGTGTCCAGCGTCGACTGGTCGGCGGCGCGCGAGTCCAGCCAGCCGCGTACGAGCGACGGGATCGCGTTGACGCCGTTCGGTTCGACCGAGATCTTGCCGAAGGTGGCCACCGCGCCCGCGAGTTCCGCCTCGCGGCGTGCCGCAAGGACCGTCTCCGCGTACGACAGCATCGGGTCCCTGCGGTCCACGAGGCGCGTCGTGCCCGCGTGGTTCGCCTCGCCCCGGAAGTCGAAGCGCCAGCGGCCGTGCGGCCAGATCGCGGACGCGATGCCCACCGGGTGACCGGTGAGGTCCAGGGCGCGGCCCTGTTCCACGTGCAGTTCCACGAACGCGCCGATACGGGCCAGGCGTTCGGGGTCCGGGCCGATGCCGTACGGGTCGTAGCCCGCCGCCTCCATCGCCCGCGGCAGCGTCACGCCGTCGCCGTCCGTCAGCCTGTGCGCGGCCTCGACCGTCAGCTGTCCGGCGGTGAGGCGTGAGCCCACGCAGGCCAGGCCGAAGCGGGCGCCCTCCTCGTCGCCGAAGTTGACGATCGCGAGGGGGCGGGTCAACTGGGCCTCGCGCGCCCGGAGTTCGTCCAGGGCCGCGAACGACGACACCACACCCAGCGGGCCGTCGAACGCGCCGCCGTCCGGCACCGAATCGAGGTGGGAGCCGGTGACGACCGCGTCACCGGCCGCGGGGTCGCCGAGCCACGCCCACTGGTTGCCGTTGCGGTCCAGCTCGTACGTCAGTCCGCGGGTGTCCGCCTGCGCCTTGAACCAGGCGCGGCAGTCCGCGTCGGCGCGTGTCCAGGCGTAGCGGCGGTAGCCGCGGCTGTCCGGGTCGCGGCCGATGGGCAGCAGCTCCGCCCACATGCTGTGGAACGTGGAGGTCACGCGTCGCCACCCTCGCGCATGGGAACCCGTACACCCTTCTCGTCCGCCACCGACTCCGCGATGTCGTACCCCGCGTCCACGTGCCGGATCACGCCCATCCCCGGGTCGTTCGTGAGGACGCGGCGGATCTTCTCACCCGCGAGCTTCGTGCCGTCGGCGACCGAGACCTGGCCCGCGTGGATGGAGCGGCCCATGCCGACGCCGCCGCCGTGGTGGATGGAGACCCAGGACGCGCCGGAGGCGACGTTGACCATGGCGTTCAGGAGCGGCCAGTCGGCGATCGCGTCGGAGCCGTC
This window encodes:
- a CDS encoding formimidoylglutamate deiminase, which produces MTTESSTETYWLEQAWLGTHVEPGVAVDVAGDRITAVRRGVDAPPPGATVLRGLTLPGLANAHSHAFHRALRGTVQVGSGTFWTWREVMYAVADRLTPDTYHALARAVYAEMALAGITTVGEFHYLHHAPGGTPYADPNAMGEALIQAAADAGIRITLLDTAYVASGLLDADRGKAPDRHQLRFSDGTTEKWAERASLLKDRPHARIGAAIHSVRAVPARQLGTVAQWSSARPAPLHVHLSEQTAENEACMATHGCTPTQLLSDHGVLGARTTGIHNTHLTEEDIALLGGSSTGTCMCPTTERDLADGIGPALRLQQAGSPLSLGSDSHAVIDILEEARAMELNERLRSHTRGHWTAAALLHAATADGHAALGWPDAGTLERGALADLTTITLDSVRTTGPLPRLAAETAVFAATSADVRHTVVGGAHVVRDGEHALVEDVPGALREAVAALRD
- a CDS encoding allantoate amidohydrolase, with the translated sequence MWAELLPIGRDPDSRGYRRYAWTRADADCRAWFKAQADTRGLTYELDRNGNQWAWLGDPAAGDAVVTGSHLDSVPDGGAFDGPLGVVSSFAALDELRAREAQLTRPLAIVNFGDEEGARFGLACVGSRLTAGQLTVEAAHRLTDGDGVTLPRAMEAAGYDPYGIGPDPERLARIGAFVELHVEQGRALDLTGHPVGIASAIWPHGRWRFDFRGEANHAGTTRLVDRRDPMLSYAETVLAARREAELAGAVATFGKISVEPNGVNAIPSLVRGWLDSRAADQSTLDTVVTGIEKAAREYAERNGIDLDVVRESFTPVVEFEDALRDELGKILAPRTERPLPVLGTGAGHDAGILSGSIPTAMLFVRNPTGVSHSPAEFAAEDDCLAGVTALADVLEGLACR